From a single Gimesia fumaroli genomic region:
- a CDS encoding DUF1559 domain-containing protein, with protein sequence MLFTDNQSKRRTGFTLIELLVVIAIIAILIALLLPAVQQAREAARRSQCKNNLKQIAIGMHNYHDLHGVLPFGWDQRGASWSAMILPMIDQANVYNTLIFQESGDGNWDSGSANTDAAATHLPVLFCPSSPIKKHYSFNNIPNRATSSYLGNSGSEATSDDASTKISGTKSLEEVIQNGLFYACSSVSLRDIKDGTSNTFMLCEAQTDIEFGKDGQSMDHWVIGSPQTDPCGCNNGTGGTEFTEFVGSAYAKMNARRTDPSASGHIMELSYGSWHVGGGHMAYADGSVHFISENIDQTVYQGLSTRFGREVVTP encoded by the coding sequence ATGTTGTTCACAGACAACCAGTCGAAGCGACGAACCGGTTTTACATTGATCGAACTGCTGGTCGTGATTGCGATTATTGCCATTTTGATTGCACTGCTGCTGCCAGCCGTCCAGCAGGCCAGAGAGGCCGCCCGACGATCACAGTGTAAGAATAATTTGAAACAGATTGCCATCGGCATGCACAACTACCATGATCTGCATGGCGTGCTTCCCTTTGGCTGGGATCAGCGCGGTGCCTCCTGGAGTGCCATGATTCTGCCAATGATTGATCAGGCCAATGTTTATAATACCCTGATCTTTCAGGAATCCGGCGATGGCAACTGGGACTCCGGCTCCGCCAATACCGATGCCGCGGCAACTCATCTTCCTGTTTTGTTCTGCCCCAGTTCCCCCATCAAAAAACATTACAGCTTCAATAATATTCCTAATCGTGCTACCTCAAGTTACCTGGGAAATTCTGGATCCGAAGCCACTTCGGACGATGCTTCGACAAAAATATCGGGGACGAAGTCGCTGGAAGAAGTGATTCAGAACGGCTTGTTTTATGCCTGCAGCAGCGTTTCTTTGCGTGATATCAAGGACGGGACATCCAATACCTTCATGTTGTGTGAAGCGCAAACGGATATCGAATTCGGCAAAGATGGTCAGTCAATGGATCACTGGGTGATCGGCTCGCCGCAAACCGATCCCTGTGGATGCAATAACGGTACCGGAGGAACCGAGTTCACCGAGTTTGTCGGCTCCGCTTATGCCAAAATGAATGCTCGCCGCACCGATCCCTCTGCCAGTGGTCATATCATGGAGCTTTCATACGGCAGCTGGCACGTGGGGGGAGGCCATATGGCCTACGCCGATGGTTCGGTCCACTTCATCTCTGAGAATATCGATCAAACCGTGTATCAGGGGCTGTCGACTCGCTTTGGACGCGAAGTGGTGACACCGTAA
- a CDS encoding transthyretin-like family protein, with protein sequence MKVRVFSPGFVLSLLMLCAGCGGSINADYSNLDLIDVSGKVTLDGQPLSGATVAFEAPDGTYSSGVTDESGAFTLMFNTEKSGCLTGDKIVRIQVKTDLENPDEESGEGSSNQPQSKIPERYNKKSTLEATVDANHTTFEFDLKSKP encoded by the coding sequence ATGAAAGTACGTGTTTTTTCTCCCGGCTTCGTTTTGTCTCTGTTGATGTTGTGTGCCGGCTGTGGTGGTTCGATTAATGCCGACTACAGTAACCTTGATCTGATTGATGTCTCAGGGAAAGTTACCCTCGATGGCCAACCGTTATCCGGGGCAACCGTTGCCTTTGAAGCGCCCGACGGAACATATTCATCGGGTGTGACCGATGAAAGTGGCGCCTTTACGTTGATGTTCAACACCGAAAAATCGGGCTGTTTGACGGGGGATAAAATCGTCCGCATTCAGGTCAAAACAGACTTGGAAAATCCGGATGAAGAATCGGGCGAGGGTTCCTCGAATCAACCGCAAAGCAAAATTCCCGAACGGTACAATAAAAAGTCGACACTCGAAGCCACGGTAGACGCGAATCATACCACGTTTGAGTTTGATCTCAAAAGTAAGCCGTAG
- a CDS encoding ROK family transcriptional regulator, with product MRTLVSSQPQILSQMNERMVLRILRSNGPSSRAEVKRLSGVTAPTVSKAVSSLLKSGMLEEYEEAATSRGRPAKKLRLAEETAQVIGLVIDTPTCTLVATGLDGNIREKKQIEFKTPDTYEALLQKVSEEVNKLKSTHGVRTWGVGISLPGLFDSHEGRSILSPNVPITNSQYVRKDLSKRTGLQCVVLQETDALCLAERHAGLARDMDDFAMLDASTGIGLGVFIEGRLLKGSSGLAGEIGHLPMVPDGVKCGCGRSGCLETIASDTALTRLVSKRIGRDLDIHQIQELVQTDDLNVAEELNNVCNQLTFALATVINLFNPQTLFVHSRMFDMDAALFDRLIENTETKALASSFRDCRIERARSSKQAGAIAGIIEHLTDSRISESNPHFLKVL from the coding sequence ATGAGAACGCTGGTCTCTTCACAACCACAAATTTTGAGCCAGATGAATGAGCGGATGGTCCTGCGCATACTGAGGTCCAACGGTCCCAGCTCCCGGGCTGAGGTTAAGCGACTCTCGGGCGTCACGGCACCCACCGTTTCCAAAGCGGTCTCTTCTCTGTTGAAATCAGGAATGCTGGAGGAGTATGAGGAAGCAGCAACTTCGCGCGGGCGTCCTGCAAAAAAACTACGTCTGGCAGAAGAAACCGCACAAGTCATCGGACTGGTAATTGATACGCCGACATGTACGCTCGTCGCGACCGGACTGGATGGAAATATTCGTGAGAAGAAACAGATCGAATTCAAGACCCCCGACACCTATGAAGCACTGCTCCAGAAGGTGAGTGAGGAAGTCAACAAACTCAAATCTACTCATGGCGTTCGCACCTGGGGAGTCGGCATCAGCCTGCCTGGTCTGTTTGATTCGCACGAGGGACGCTCGATTCTGTCACCCAATGTGCCGATTACGAACAGTCAATATGTCCGGAAAGACTTGTCGAAACGGACCGGATTGCAATGCGTGGTATTACAGGAAACCGATGCGCTCTGTCTCGCAGAACGGCATGCTGGCCTGGCACGCGACATGGACGACTTCGCAATGCTGGATGCGAGCACGGGAATTGGCCTGGGTGTGTTTATCGAAGGCCGCCTGCTGAAAGGCAGCAGTGGTCTGGCAGGAGAAATTGGCCACTTACCGATGGTCCCGGATGGCGTAAAGTGCGGTTGCGGTCGAAGCGGCTGCCTGGAAACCATTGCCAGCGACACCGCTCTGACGCGGCTGGTTTCGAAACGTATCGGTCGTGATCTTGACATTCATCAGATCCAGGAACTCGTGCAAACCGATGATCTGAATGTCGCGGAGGAATTAAACAACGTCTGCAATCAACTCACGTTTGCACTGGCGACCGTGATCAATTTATTCAATCCACAGACACTCTTCGTACATAGTCGCATGTTCGATATGGACGCTGCACTCTTTGATCGTCTGATCGAAAACACAGAAACCAAGGCACTCGCTTCTTCCTTTCGAGACTGCCGCATCGAACGTGCCCGCAGCAGTAAGCAGGCAGGCGCGATTGCAGGCATCATCGAGCATCTGACCGATTCCCGCATTTCGGAATCGAATCCACACTTCCTGAAAGTCTTATAA
- a CDS encoding DUF1501 domain-containing protein produces MMNQRRFPCGNSRREFVWEMGAGFAGLALTSLLSKDGFFAQQVSADEPPRSLNPTAPKEPQLKPRAKACIFLMMNGAPSQVDTFDYKPELEKYAGKQLPADKKFINSGGRKMGYLTPAWRKFRPGGESGLLVSDYFPEVRKHADKLCVLNSCHTDSHAHGSALVAMNTGKTLIGRPSLGSWCVYGLGTENESLPGYVVMLDKRGGPISGQPNWSSGFMPATYAGTLFRPVGDPILDLKGPKHISPSAQREQLDLLARLNQRHLDARPGGQELAARINSYELAYRMQTATPEAVDLTQETEQTLKMYGIGEKPTDEYGRNCLIARRLVERGVRFIQLYSGGGHLEETWDAHESIEKNHGRHAGEVDQPIAALLTDLAQRGMLDETLVVWGGEFGRMPFSEGKNAPGRNHNPYGFSMWLAGGGIKGGTTYGETDEFGFEAVQNKVHLHDLHATILQMMGLDHEQLTYFHQGRDESLTDVGGRVIHDILA; encoded by the coding sequence ATGATGAATCAACGGCGTTTCCCTTGTGGCAACTCGCGTCGCGAGTTTGTATGGGAGATGGGAGCCGGTTTCGCGGGACTGGCGCTGACGAGCCTGCTCTCGAAAGACGGCTTTTTCGCACAGCAGGTCTCTGCAGACGAACCGCCACGGTCACTCAATCCAACTGCCCCCAAAGAGCCTCAACTCAAACCGCGGGCCAAAGCGTGCATCTTTCTGATGATGAACGGTGCCCCTTCGCAGGTAGATACGTTCGATTATAAACCGGAACTGGAAAAATACGCCGGAAAGCAGCTTCCAGCCGACAAGAAGTTCATCAATTCCGGTGGCCGAAAAATGGGCTACCTGACGCCGGCCTGGCGCAAGTTTCGTCCGGGTGGTGAAAGTGGATTGTTGGTCTCCGACTATTTCCCTGAAGTGCGCAAGCATGCGGATAAATTGTGCGTGTTGAACTCATGCCATACCGACAGTCACGCGCACGGCTCTGCACTGGTGGCGATGAATACGGGAAAAACGTTAATCGGCCGCCCTTCACTGGGAAGCTGGTGCGTATATGGCTTGGGGACGGAAAATGAAAGTCTTCCCGGTTACGTCGTCATGCTGGATAAGCGCGGCGGCCCGATCAGCGGTCAGCCCAACTGGTCGAGCGGATTCATGCCAGCCACTTATGCGGGAACGTTATTTCGCCCGGTCGGCGATCCGATTCTTGACTTGAAAGGACCAAAACATATCTCACCATCGGCCCAGCGCGAACAGCTCGATCTACTGGCGCGTCTCAACCAGCGACACCTGGATGCCCGGCCCGGCGGCCAGGAACTCGCCGCACGCATCAACAGCTATGAGCTCGCCTACCGCATGCAAACCGCCACTCCTGAAGCCGTCGACCTGACACAGGAAACCGAGCAGACTTTAAAAATGTATGGCATCGGCGAGAAACCAACCGACGAATACGGCCGGAACTGTCTGATCGCGCGACGACTGGTGGAGCGAGGCGTACGGTTTATTCAACTCTATTCCGGTGGCGGCCATCTTGAGGAAACCTGGGATGCGCATGAAAGTATCGAGAAGAATCATGGCCGGCACGCGGGGGAAGTCGATCAGCCGATTGCCGCTCTGCTGACCGATCTGGCACAACGGGGTATGCTGGATGAGACTCTGGTCGTCTGGGGAGGCGAGTTTGGTCGAATGCCCTTCAGTGAAGGAAAAAATGCCCCCGGGCGGAATCATAATCCGTATGGTTTCAGTATGTGGCTGGCAGGAGGCGGGATCAAAGGTGGCACCACTTACGGCGAAACAGACGAATTCGGTTTCGAAGCAGTACAAAATAAGGTGCATCTTCATGATTTACATGCTACCATCCTGCAGATGATGGGGCTGGATCACGAGCAGTTAACATATTTCCATCAGGGACGCGACGAAAGTTTAACTGATGTTGGCGGTCGTGTGATCCATGATATCCTTGCCTGA
- a CDS encoding PSD1 and planctomycete cytochrome C domain-containing protein, with protein sequence MNCRLLYQFLLAGSLFFSGTQSGETAEGSPDFETEIVPLLINRCIECHQEQNKSGSLSVVTRADLLKGGDSGTAVDLKSPLESHLLARVRDGEMPPEKQGRPQKLPADELQRLERWLAAGAPWPEGRKIDLFERTTKLRAGRDWWSLQPIKRPAVPTLKTGSQPANPIDAFILKRLEEKQLKPAPLADKRTRLRRLYYDITGLPPTLKQITQFENDTSPDAWERRIDALLASPQYGERWARYWLDLVRYADTSGYERDQEKPFAWKYRDWVVDAFNSDLPYDRFILEQIAGDELPDRSKSSVIATGFLRLGTWNDEPNDPLDYQYDRLEDLVHTTSSAFLGMTVKCARCHSHKFDPITQEDYYRMASAFWAGPIAAGDRKLLGGPKPEQLGFPDVLGWTDLSSSPAPLHVLKNGEREHPLQAVTPASLSMIPELERPFTPHPKDADTSHRRLQLARWITNPNQPLTARVFVNRLWLHHFGEGIVRSPNNFGFMADPPTHPELLDWLAAEFQSGGGTIKRMHKLILMSRTWQQSSLHPQAKEYQSRDAGNRLWWRAERRRLDAEALRDSMLARTGELDLRRGGPGFRPAISAAALEGLSTKSKAWQASPPEEQNRRSLYTYSKRGLLPPMMTTFDLCDSTQSCGKRDVTTVPTQSLAMLNNEFVHARSETLAREISQATSEPGAQVRQLWERVYARPPAAEEKTLAVRHLVVQSAHFQKSQQQAASTSSTEMTPNELALASLCHVLFNSNEFLYLD encoded by the coding sequence ATGAATTGCCGACTTCTTTATCAGTTTCTGTTAGCGGGAAGCCTGTTTTTCAGCGGTACTCAGTCAGGTGAAACGGCTGAGGGTTCGCCCGATTTCGAAACAGAGATCGTCCCCCTGCTGATCAATCGGTGTATTGAATGTCATCAAGAACAGAACAAGTCTGGAAGTCTGTCTGTCGTTACTCGCGCCGACTTATTAAAAGGGGGCGATTCCGGAACCGCCGTCGATTTGAAATCGCCGCTGGAAAGCCATCTGCTGGCGCGCGTTCGAGATGGCGAAATGCCACCCGAGAAACAGGGACGACCGCAAAAACTGCCTGCTGACGAACTCCAACGGCTGGAACGCTGGCTTGCCGCGGGTGCGCCCTGGCCTGAGGGGCGGAAGATTGACCTGTTCGAGCGAACCACGAAATTGCGTGCAGGGCGGGACTGGTGGTCTCTGCAACCAATCAAGCGTCCCGCAGTTCCAACGTTGAAAACAGGATCGCAGCCGGCGAACCCGATTGATGCCTTCATTCTCAAACGGCTGGAAGAAAAGCAGCTCAAGCCGGCCCCTCTCGCAGACAAGCGAACCCGTTTGCGACGCTTGTACTATGACATCACCGGACTGCCTCCTACTCTGAAGCAGATCACACAATTTGAAAACGACACCTCGCCCGATGCCTGGGAGCGACGAATTGACGCATTGCTGGCATCTCCACAATACGGCGAACGCTGGGCCCGCTACTGGCTGGATCTGGTCCGCTATGCCGACACCAGCGGTTATGAGCGCGATCAGGAAAAGCCGTTCGCCTGGAAGTATCGCGACTGGGTGGTCGACGCGTTCAATTCCGATCTGCCTTATGATCGCTTTATCCTCGAACAAATCGCCGGTGACGAACTACCGGATCGCAGTAAAAGTTCGGTCATCGCCACCGGCTTTCTACGATTGGGAACCTGGAATGATGAGCCCAACGATCCGCTCGATTATCAATACGATCGGCTGGAAGATCTGGTGCATACGACCTCATCTGCTTTTCTGGGCATGACTGTGAAATGTGCGCGGTGTCATTCTCATAAGTTTGATCCGATTACGCAGGAAGACTATTACCGCATGGCGTCGGCGTTCTGGGCCGGTCCCATCGCGGCCGGGGACCGGAAACTGCTGGGGGGACCGAAACCGGAACAACTGGGTTTCCCGGATGTGCTGGGATGGACCGACCTGAGTTCGTCCCCTGCCCCCTTACACGTTCTGAAAAATGGCGAGCGGGAACATCCGCTGCAGGCCGTCACGCCGGCTTCGCTTTCAATGATTCCCGAACTCGAACGCCCCTTCACCCCGCACCCGAAAGACGCCGACACGTCACACCGCCGACTGCAACTGGCCCGCTGGATTACAAATCCTAACCAGCCCCTGACGGCGCGCGTGTTTGTGAATCGTTTGTGGCTGCATCATTTTGGTGAAGGCATTGTCCGTTCACCGAACAATTTCGGTTTCATGGCTGATCCGCCGACGCATCCGGAGCTACTGGACTGGCTTGCCGCCGAGTTCCAGTCGGGAGGCGGAACAATCAAACGCATGCACAAACTGATTCTAATGTCGCGCACCTGGCAGCAGTCATCGCTGCATCCCCAGGCGAAAGAATATCAATCCCGCGATGCGGGAAACCGACTCTGGTGGCGGGCAGAACGCCGACGTCTCGATGCAGAGGCGCTGCGCGATTCCATGCTGGCGCGAACGGGCGAACTGGATCTGCGCCGCGGAGGCCCCGGCTTTCGTCCGGCGATCAGCGCCGCGGCACTGGAGGGTCTTTCAACCAAATCCAAAGCCTGGCAGGCCTCTCCCCCGGAGGAACAAAACCGGCGCAGTCTTTATACCTATTCCAAACGGGGCCTGCTGCCGCCGATGATGACGACCTTTGATTTATGCGACTCGACTCAGTCGTGCGGAAAACGTGATGTCACGACGGTCCCGACACAATCGCTGGCGATGCTGAATAATGAATTTGTGCATGCCCGCAGTGAAACCCTGGCCCGGGAAATCAGTCAGGCAACCAGCGAACCGGGAGCACAGGTTCGACAATTGTGGGAACGCGTTTATGCCCGACCGCCGGCTGCGGAAGAAAAGACGCTGGCGGTGCGACATCTTGTGGTTCAGTCAGCCCATTTCCAGAAATCACAACAACAGGCCGCATCCACCAGCTCAACAGAAATGACGCCGAACGAGCTCGCGCTGGCCTCACTCTGTCACGTACTGTTTAACTCGAACGAATTCCTGTATCTAGATTGA
- the rpiB gene encoding ribose 5-phosphate isomerase B: MTSPAPSEQPVKKIVIASDHAGYRYKRRIIEHLTKEGYQVEDFGTDSTESVDYPDFIFPAAKAVAAGEFDRGIVLGGSGNGEAIAANRVKGIRCAVCWNEKSARLARMHNNANMISMGERMVSMHDVYEIIDIWLTTPFEGGRHIRRIEKLDE, encoded by the coding sequence ATGACTTCACCAGCTCCTTCAGAACAACCTGTCAAAAAAATCGTGATTGCTTCAGACCATGCCGGCTATCGCTACAAACGCCGGATCATTGAACACCTCACAAAAGAAGGCTATCAGGTGGAAGATTTCGGCACTGATTCGACCGAGTCGGTTGATTATCCTGACTTTATCTTCCCGGCTGCGAAAGCGGTCGCAGCCGGAGAATTCGATCGCGGGATTGTGCTAGGTGGTTCTGGAAACGGCGAAGCGATTGCCGCCAATCGGGTCAAAGGCATTCGCTGTGCGGTCTGCTGGAACGAAAAGTCAGCCCGTCTGGCGCGAATGCATAATAACGCCAACATGATCTCGATGGGCGAACGGATGGTTTCCATGCACGACGTGTATGAAATCATCGATATCTGGCTGACAACCCCCTTCGAAGGGGGACGGCACATCAGACGGATTGAAAAACTAGACGAATAA